The segment CACTCGCGCTCGAAGCTctttttgggggagggggggtaGAGGAAAGTTaaggtggtgtggtgtggtgtggttgTGAGCGTGAGCgtgaatagatggatggatggatggatggatggagagtgGATTGATTAATCGATATGTTGGATTtaggtttggatttggatttggatttggatttgggtggGAGGTAATGGATGGGTGAATTACAATTACCTGATGTATGAGGTGTGCATATTTGTGTGTGTGGTAGGGATAtgtatatggatatggatatgaatatatagtTAGATAGAAAGTGacttggagaagaaatatcacttgtttttaaatttgaaatggaagaatcccgtatttgaattattatatcccctatgattttgttcttgaaGGGTTTCGATCTTTGAGCaggcaggtaggtagtaAGGATATGTTTGGTGGATCAAGTGGGTAGGTATGCAGGTATGAGTATGGTATGAAAAGATGATATCACGATATTCCAAATGCATTCGCGCAGGTTTTGTAAGTTATGGTCTTTTTCGTTATTCTCAGATCTCGCTAACCCAAGAGATGAGATCATGAGTTTACAAACATATTACTCGCTTGAATATTCCATCTAGAGGACTATATAACCATAGCCTGTACTCCCTTCGCCGTCGCATCCtcctcattttcaatttcctcctCGCTCTCCTCATCCAAGTCCTCCAATGGATATGTCAGTATCGCTGCAATACCACCTAATCCCTCTAACCTCTTCCCACTTTCATGATCACTACTCAAGACCCTCGCTTCTCCTCCATCGTTTTTAACCTTGTCTACCACTTTGACCCATCTCTTTCTAACTCCTATTTCCTGACTTCGAAATAATTCATTACTTATTAATAGAACACCCCCTCCTGCTCCTACCGCACCCTGCTCAACTGCTTTCTCCACTTCAGCCGGTCCATACCATGCTCTACCGTCATCTTTCCGAAGCATCGTCATGAATTCATCCATAAATCGGGTTTCGCGGGCGTATTTCGTATTGCTGAGTTTAGCTAGTACTTCGGGACTCGTGAGGATTTCGTTGAGACTATGAAGATGACCGGAACTGCTGTGCACCACGACGAAATTATTCTTGTTGGCTAGTACAGCTTTCTTTCCGGTCCTGCTTGCTTCCTCCAGTATGTATTTCTGGAATCCCTGTGCGACAAATCCAGGACTTGCGAGTAATAATGGGCGTTGATGAGTAATATCTACATATCTCAGGAGAGTTTCGAGTACTGTCTGGTAAAAGCGCTTCATTCcattatcaaaatctccGGCCATCCCAGCTCTCTTTTTCGGTATCCTGGTCTCGATTCTCTGTTTTAAAATGGTTTGATGTTCGGTGATTAAACATATATTGGCCATTCCCTCTTGCATCACGACCGCAGGTACTACGCCCTCTTTGTCCTCTCGTATGGCTTCTTTCACAACATCTAGAGCGACGGAGTCCCAACCATCTATTTTTGCGATTGTAAATTTGCGATTGAGTTCCAGATCGAGAGTATGGTATGCGCCGACCTTGACGTATAAGTTTTCCTCGCTTATGCGGCCTTTTACGTGTAATTGACCGGCTTGCGGATCGAAATCTAGAGATACTACGCTGATGGATAGGGTACAGTGTGTGCGGGTTGTGGTTACGCTTCCGGTGGCGGTCTCTCTGCTAATCTTGCGGAGGGCGCTGGCGCGTAGGATGTCGGTGGGAGTTATGAGGTTATAGGCATGCCACTAAAATAGATTAGAATTAACGAgtaaaggaagagaaatgggGAGTGAGCAGACCATATCTTCTGGTTCTTCCGGCATAAGAGTGATGGTTCCGGAGCCATCACGCTCGATGTGTTGTTCCAGGAGGCGCATAACGTTTGGATTTTGCAGAAGCGGTTTATTTCTAGAGAATTCAGTGGTATaaaatattgtatatttaaaatactaCACGTAGGACTTTCCAAGAGTATCGTGGTATCTTTGAAGTAAATTGTTTGGGTAGATTGTGTGGCTTGAAATTTGGAGGAGATTGTGTCACAATGTTGGAAGGAATTCAATTTATAGAATTTGgagaaaaaaatataatgatgATTTCACTGTAGGCTAAGTGATGGCGGGGTATCTAGTGTGCAGCCGGTGTCGTACTAAATTTCAGTCTATGATTTTCCAAGGCTGTCCCATTCCGTACATTTCATGTGTGAAATATATATGCGACGGTGTGTGAAGGTATGTGAAGGCatatgaagatatatcaAGGTGGTAGACATTCACGGATTGATAATTCTTTGGATATGACTGGAGAATCTTTGGATGTCAATATGACATGGCATGACGTAAACAATACCATCAAGCGCAGGTTATCTTATCTGATTGGTCACGTGTCTGTCTGCATCTGTCCACTGCATCTGTCCACGGCAGCTTGAAAGACTCAGCAACTCATCTACACGCAGTCACTTGTTATTATATAGTAACTTGCCTCGCAGCTGACCTTGCAACTTACTGGCAAAAGTGTCTGAAAAGATgcaaagttgaagaaaacaTCATCACGTGCAATCAacattctctctctctccaacacACATCTCATCACACCTACCGTTCGAGAGCGAAACAGGCGAAGaagcctccacggcagtggccaAGCGGAGCGTCATATATCGAATCCATTTACACTGCATTTGCCTAGGCAGGATGCGAAATaccatatatacatatctatgAGTAATCATATAAAACTATTTGGGACCTTTTATCCACATTGTCCATAAATCTCTGTAAAAATATTGGTTCCTATTCAATCACGCCCTGCTCTGCAATATAAATCTGTCACGTGTCTATCATTTTCCATCGTCGGACTCGGAGttaaaatataatcaagCAAAGATCTTTGAAATCAAGGAGCAATAAGCTTTACCACGGAAACACATCAGCTATATAAATCTGGTATATAGGTAGGCCTGTTTCCCTTCTTCATTGTGTTTTTCACTTGGATCCTTTCTATCATGAGATCTTCTTTCACATCGCGTTTCAATCTCATAAGAAATCACTTTAAGCCATCGCTTCAAGCTACTCATTCAAGATCCTTTAGAGCTTCTTCAAAAAAGTACGTACTGCGTGATGAGTACCTCACTTGACACATCCTCCCTCTGTTACCTTGCATCGAATGCATTTTCAAGTCCAGGATGTTTTGACACACTCAGGTACCATTGAATTGTGTTCCTCTTAAACTCTGGGTGCTTCCCGTCGTTCTCATCGGGCACTATCATGCTGGCTCCTACCgcaatctttcaatactgTTCGCCAATCTTTTAAACTTCGAAGCTAACGTGTATCTCAGCAGCAACATGacaaaatttgatatcaattcaaagCTTCGTATGAACTCGGGATATGACATTCCTATCCTGGGCTATGGGGTTTACCAAACGTGCAGAGACACCACCATAGAAAAGTCCAGGGCAGACTAACATTGAATTTAGTCCGGCATCTCAATGTGAAGATCTAGTGACCAAAGCTTTTGATGCGGGTTATCGTCATGTAAGAACAACTCCAAGAAAAGAGGCTTCTAGAACTCCTCTAATATGGCACAGGTTGATTCAGCTGCGGCATATCGAAATGAAGGACCTTGCGCCATTGCAATTCAGAAATCCAGCATTCCACGAGAAGATATCTTCTTTACTAGTAAAATCCCACCTCGTGCCTTGAGCTATGAGAACACGAAAGCACAAGTCGCCAAAACTCTTATGGAAACTGGGCTTGACTACATTGATCTTATGCTCATTCACGCTCCATATGGTGGGCGAGATGCTCGTAAAGGTGCTTGGAAGGCTCTAGTTGAGgctcaagaagaaggaaaaattcGCAGTCTTGGTGTCAGCAATTACGGTGTCCATCATCTCGACGAAATGgaagtttatataaaagaactcgaggaagaaagaggtaAGGGTAGAGGTGGCGTTATTGATGTTGGTCAGTGGGAACTTCATCCAGTAAGTTATCTTATCATCTACTCGTCTCAATCtcctttattttcttttttggtgCACAACTATTCAATCAAGGATCAAAATTTGAGATGAATCCTCTCGAGATAACTCTCTCGTGCTTCCacattttgttttctttcccaACTTCCCCTCAATGTCTTCGCGTAGATTTCGGTCATATTCCTTCCGAGAGACAATAGGACTAACCATAAACCAGTGGCTTGCTCGAGCTGATATTGTCTCGTGGTGTGAAAAGCGAGGCATCATTCTAGAAGCATATTCCCCTCTTGTTCGTGGCGAGAGGCATGACTCCGAACTGCTTCAACCACTCGCTAAGAAGTACAATAAAACCTCAGCCCAAATCCTACTAAGATGGAGTTTACAAAAGGGCTTTGTGCCCTTGCCAAAAACTGTTACTCCCAGCAGAATTAAGGAAAATACCGACATCTATGATTTCGAGCTCACTGCTGAGGAGATGAATGGGCTGGAAACAGGAGACTATTATGTGTGTGCTTGGGATCCTACTGTCGCTACTCTGGATCAATAGATGCAGCAATATGGAAAGTTGATAGAGATCTtgcaaattaaaaaagatgaCGTGCGTTGGAGTTACCTAATTTTGGCGTACAAATCATACATTATCAGCTGAGATTTGTCCAATGAACAATCCCGTCATCTACAACAATTTTCTATCTGTATCTGAATAGGGCATATAAAGGAGATGGCCTacatattttcgaaatgatGCAAAGAATGAAGTAAGATACTCTGTTGGTTAGTTATCAGACGAATGAAAGCTTCATGACATAAATACCTCAAATGTAGGCATACGACACTACATAACATAAAGCTAACGTCCCCATCGCCTTTAAAATTCTTGGAGGATTGAAAAATCCGGCGCAagtagatgaagaaatcacCTCGGTTCACATTTTGGTCTTGAGTACCATCGCAGCCACGTTTGAAGCAGAACACTCAAAATCAACTCCAAGCAGTAATAGTAAAGAACTATTGCTAGAGTACATAAGTATTTTCCCATCTTACCATCACCTCGTACACATCAGTAAGCATGAATCTGCCCGTCTTCCTCATTCTAGATATTCAAAGGCCTGAGTCTAGGAGGCATTAATTAACCGAACAAATCCCCTTAGTAGGTCAATGAATAACCCAATTTGCCCACCCACACCCACGCTTATCTGTGCctgaaatattattttcacgTAAGACTTGTAGCTCCGAGTACGAACGATATGTCACAGCCTCTGGTTCTTTGATTCTGTCCCCAAATCACCATCCTTATCATTTTTCAGAGCTACTTACAATGATCGGGTGCTACCAGTCCTCTGTTTAAAAGTAAACTTCAACGCGTTGAGAATTTCCAAACGACGAGATTGCTATAGTGAAGGATTTTACCTGCATGGGACACATCCCATAGCACTTCAGGATGAAGAAATCGGGTTGAGAATCACAAACTTCACTATCTATATCAAAACCACACTCCAAGCATAGTGATATTTCATATCCACTTCGATCTCTAATTACTTCTTTTGTTACTTTCATACCTGTATTTTTCTTGTTCGCTACAGAGTCTTGTTACTCTTTTCACAGTCTTGTTTCAAGAGAGAGTTCTTATCTGAAATGCGTATCATGGCTTCCTTATTTACGGCTGCGTGCATTCTGGCAGTTGGAGATGCAGCATCCAAGACTGGCGCTGCTTCTTCTAGGCAGATTTCTCAACGAACACACAAGTACTTCCCTAGTCCAGCTAAACCAATGATATTCGCCCAGACGGGCTTTACAAATACGTTACCTGTAGCATGTGCAAGTAAGTGTTTCAGGAATAATTCGCTGATCTCTATGTAACATCATATTCAGTTGACCATGAACGGAAGTCGTCcaagactttttttttttttgtagaTGAACCCATCTTTGCAGCATCGACGGCTCTAAATTGCCTCAAATCCGTTCCATTGAACTTCAacaaatctatttcattcACTGAATGTATCAAACCATATTAACAGTTTCAAAGCACTCTGGCCCATAGGCAAATCCACTTACCAAGGAGTCAACTCCCTCTTCAACTTCCAAAACAACATTTACCAGAACAATTCTTCCTATACCCCTCTTCACTTCATCTATGAAACCAGTAACTGCAGGTTTTTCTACAAAAAGTAAGATATGTACGATATGCAAGGCCTCTAGAAACGATCCGAAAACACCATTTGGGGAAATAAAAAATGTGGAGAGGGGAGCACGACGACGACAGATCACTCGTTTCCGAGTGGTGCCGATAACACGGTAGTGTATTCAAGCGCGGTGGACTCGCAATCGAGGTTGATTTCAGGATCGAGTGGAAAGAAATGGCCGCTGTGTAGTAGTGCGGATGCGACAACAACGGTTAAGAGTGGATATTTAGCACCGAAGGGTAGCTTGACTACAACTTCTGTGACTAGATCGATGATTTTGAGTGTCAATGGTGGAAGTAGAGCCAAGAATACCTCTTCTGCTAGCGCAAGTATggccacaacaacaacaatggcTAGTGCTAGTAGTACAAGTATTGGAAGTGTGGACACTAAGTAATTTAATGGCGGGGCCAGTTGCTTGCGAGATGCCTGGTGGGTGATAGCATTGACAGCTGCTGGGGGAAGCTTATTGGCTTGAAAGAGTCCATGATACATACTGAAAGTTCAAgcattttattttcttgacTGCCATAATaacctttctttttctctcgtTCGTTTTTTCTACCACTTCACAAGATGTTTGGCTACCGGGCTCTATTATACGATTCTATCGCATGATACCATATACCATTAGATCCCAGAATCTGTTGTACAATATAATCAGTTGAATCACAAAACAgttcaaaataaaaggattTGACCTCATAAAGAAGCTGTAATTAGTTTCGGTTAAGTAGATTCtattccatttcatcatgaTATACCAATACACTTTTCACATTATGCCTTCGATAGAACGCCAAATAAGAAACCCTAGCAACCTCCAACTCCCTAGATTAGTACTCAATCCTCCAtgtcctcatcctcattctttcCCGTTGGCACTTTAGTAAGAACATCAAAGGCTCCAGTGCCGACCTTGCTCATCCTTCCTATCACAATTCTACTACTTGGGTTGGCCAAGTCATCCCAATCACACTCTGCGACTGCATCTGCCAAGAAACCAACAGTTGTCTCGAAACTCATCTTCATGAAAGGACTGACACTGCCCTTCATTCCATTTCGGTTAAATGGACTGAAGCCACCACCTCTGGTCATGTAGTCtgcaatcaaattcaaatgacGCATATCTACGGCAATAGCGTGACCATCGAAAACACTGTGCAATTCCTGCACGATGGTTGATCGACAAGCCTCCACACCATAATTCTCGAGCATTGCGGCGATGTCATTGGTCGAGATCTTGTTGGGGTTGATGAATGCGGCATAATTTTGCATTGCCTTAAGATTGACACCCTCGGTATGAACCACTGGTATCTTAACCATCTTTCCTGTCTTGGAATCCTTGACTTCGTTGTCGCCATCATAGGTACATGATCCAATGCCTGGAATGTGCTGGATGAGGCAAGATCGAAgagcttcttcaacaatggAAAGCATGAGAACCTTAGGAACATCGGCATCATATTCAAGGCTAACATCGCACCACTCTGCGTTATCCTGGTCGAAGCGGAAACGAGTAATATCTTCGCATCGTTTCTTGACTTGGGCTTCGAGCTCCTCGGACGCAGCGGTTGTCTTGCGCTTTTTGCgctctccattctcatcatcaccttcatcttcatcatcactttGTGCTGCACGTGGACTGCCCCCAATTCCTTCGTCTTCCAtgtcttcaacatcttcggGCTCAGCATTTTGTGCCTGAAccgcatcatcttcatcatcgtttGCAGCATAACTAACAGCTTCAGAGCGGTTTGCTTTCTGCTTGTCGTTTgttgcatcatcatcaccgtcgtcatcttcgtcatcttcgcccatttctctctctgcaTCTGGTCTAGCCTCTTCTATAGTACCGACAGATTTTCCAATTTCTGGTACTGCAGCAGTATTTGCTTTGCCGGCCTTTTCAACCTTCTTTCGTCCCAAAGCCTTGCGTGTGAGATGTTGAAGCTTTGATGTAAACCTTCGTTGAAGTGTGAAGAGAACATCGTCAATGTCAATGGCGTAGGTTTCACAGTACTCCTTTGAAGGGAAAAGCTTGATATGAATATCGTAGATCTTAGCTTGCTGGAAAGCTACTCCACGTCCAATTCGCTCTTTGACTGTAGCCCAATCTAATACCTCagccaaagaaagaatgcTTATAGACTTGGCGAATTTTTCACATTCGTCAGGAGTTAACTCTTCGTTGAGGGTTAATGTCATTGATGGCGTTGAAATATGGTTACTTGCCGTCATGACAATTTCACGAAGACGTGGGATACCGAGTGTGACGTTCTTAGAAGAGTGGCCAGCCAAATGGAAAGTGTTGAGCGTCATTTGTGTCGACGGTTCACCTACAGACTGACCAGCAACAATACCAACAGCTTCACCAGGTTCGACGACAGACTTCAAGTATTTGGCAACGAGAACTGGTTCCAAAGCTTTTCTTGGTCCGACACCATCTGGATGATCCTTGTCTTTAACCAGACCATCTGGGTTGGTCTTCATGTAGTTCGTCAAAGTCTCGAAATATTTCTCGGATGTTGCGTATCCATATTTTCCAGGGTTGTATTCGGAAAGAACCGGATCAGGACCATTGAGATCATTCGCTTTTGCATGCTTCAAAGCTTTCTTCATCCGTTTAATGATTGcttccttctcttcaaaaataGTTTCATAGCGAGGGTCGCCATAGTTCAACTGGGCAAGCTCTGACATGAGATTCTGCAATAAGAACTTAAAGTCGGTCAAATGCTTCTGCTTGGTCACATCGAGTCCATCTTCACCataaatgaattgaatcatGGATCCGTCGGAATCTCGCACGGAAGTATCGTACTCGACCTTAAGACCCTCCATACCCTTGATCAGACATCTTTGTAGATATCCGGATCTGGAAGTTTTGACTGCGGTATCAATCAGACCTTCTCTACCAGCCATTGCGTGGAAGTAGTATTCTTGTGGCCGAATTCCAGTCAAGAAACGATTGACAATATAACCTCCCGCTCTAATATGCGTATCGAATGGCTTGAAGCATGGAAGAGATTTTCCGCTCACCATCAACGGTACTCTACGTCCTTCCAAGACTTGTTGTCCCAAATTACAAGAAATAAGATTGGCGTTGACAGCACTACCTTTGGCTCCAGAAACTGTCATATTCTGCATTTGGTTGTGCGGGAATTGTTTGACCAAGCCTTGGGGAAGACATGCATTAGTAATGGAGGTAGAAAGCTTTCCGGCGCGAGCGTTCATCAACGCGTCTAGGCCTGCTTGTTTGGAATCGTCTCTCATGACATCCTCCAATCTATTGAGTAGCTCTTGATCGGTTTCGGTAGGTTTTTGGTCTTCAAGAGAAACGTACTTGGCGGCCACCTCAAGACCAATCTTACCAGCATCTGACAAAGTCTCGATACGAGTTTGCTCGCCTTCAGGGGTGAGCCTGAGATCATCCATTCCGCAAGTGAAAGCCCTCATGTGGAGATACTTCGTGAGCAAGCGACCTAGGATACTGAGGAGCTTTCCAGCTGTAGCAGGGCCATAGACCTCATGGACAGAGTGGATAAGACCACCTCCAGCAGGGCCGATCTGTGCTTTGTCCAAAATTCCAGTAATGAACTCACCACCATTGAAAAGCACAACACCTTCCTCTGAGTCCGCACCCCATCGATCAGCTGGAGTTTGAGTTTTTCCTGTAAGAGATATTGGGGCGCAGTTGAGAGGTGTGATATTTTTTAAGATTGTTGTGATGACCTGCTTTCCAGTCCAACGTGCGACAGGTTTAATGATCGCAGGTGGCACGGTCACTATGCGCTCGCCTACAATATGTCCACTTTCTGGGCGAATACAATTGTAGATAAGTTGTTGATAGGTAGCTCGATCAAAGTACGTATCTTTGTTACACATCCAAACGGAAACGGAAATGTGATCTTGAATTAAACCTCTTAGAGGTTTACCAGCGGTTGCACTTAGATATTGATGATCAGTGTCAGCAATCTGCAGCGCTTCTGCCCGGGCAACTTCGGTTTGTGGGAAATGCATGTTCATTTCGTCTCCATCGAAATCAGCATTGTAGGTGTTACAGTTGGCGTAGTGCATGCGAATTGTCTTCTCTCCTGGGAGTACTCTGGCTCTGTGGCCCATAATAGAGGGCTTATGCAGAGTTGGTTGACGATTCATGAGCACAACATCTCCGTTGGTAAGATGTCGATAAACTTTCTTGTTGCGAGCACCGCTAGCCCCATTACTGGACGAGGCAAGCAATTGATTCGCCAGTGCCATTCTCTCGTCCTGTGTCTTTGAGCGTAGATTGATGACTTGTCCATTCTCGTTTTCGATTGCAGCGGCACCAGGCCATTTGTCGACACCATTAATAACTGCTTGCTGCATTTCCTTGAAGTTATGACTTGTGACAGGTTCTGGGTATGTGAGCTTTTTGGCGAAAACAGGAGGAACACCGATTTCGTTCGTTTCGATATTTGGATCTGGAGAGATGACGGAGCGAGCGGCAAAGTTGACACGTTTACCCATCATATTCTTTCTGAAAAGAccttcctttttctccaattttTGCTTGATaccatcttcatttttctttccagcTGCACCTTGGATGGGATTTCGatctctatcaatcaatgaatTAACAGCGTCCTGCATCGAACAACAGGCTTCTTGGAGGTCAAAgaaatctctctttctcaatgttTGGCTTTGCGACGGCCTATCGGGATTCTGTATATCAAGATAAATTTGGTTCACAGTATCAGCACTCTTTAAGATCTGCTTGTACAAAGAATTTTGTTGTGCTTCAGCAATTTCACCATCGCCTGTCTTCGCTTCGGGGCGATATCTATTTGGAGGGACAAGAAGTGTTTGTAGGAAGAACATATCAGCCTTGACCGCGGATGGCTTCTTGGCGGATGATCGGGAATTGTAGACAAGGGACAgaatttcttgttctttttcgAACAGCAATGTCAATGATGCTTTAACTTCCATAGCATCTACATATCGCTGCGGTAGTGGTGCGACTCGAGGTTTAGAGCTTGAAGTTGCGGAGCCATCCATGACCACATCCCCATCCACGTCGAGGCTTTCGCCTTCGCCTTCGTCCTCATCCTCGTTGGATTCCAAGTCTATATCTGCAATACCTTCGTCGCCATCCCGATCTTTCTTCTCACCATGAACCAATTGAACGGCATTCACAGCTCGATAGCTGCCTTGAGCCATCTTGGCCTTGTCTTTGACACTCAAAGATTTCTCGAAAATCTTCACATATCGGTCCTTTCGGTAAGTTGGAGATATACCTTGACAGTTTCCACATAGCCTTCCTGCAGTTATTGCTTTCATGAAGCTCTTAACTACAACTCGGCGTGCTTCAGCCACACCTTCatgcttttctcttctccattcccatccaGAGGCCTTAGCGGCCTTCAGCTCCTTTTTGACAAATGCAAGTCGTCTTCGAATGACACTGTCGATGGGAGACTCGTCGTCAGAATCGCTAGCAggctcttctccttcttttgGCTGAGCAACTTCGatattttcaatctcctcGGCGGCGCTGAGCAGACCTTGTTGAATCAGGCGCAATTTGCAAACATATCGATTGACCTCCTTGCGCGACATTCTGAACTGATGGCAGTACTTGCATTTTGATCGCAATAATCGCAAAACTTGGTCCATAAAAGTTGGGTGGTAAACGGGAGCGGGTAAGTCGATATGGCCTGCATGACCAGGGCAGGAAAAGGAACTGAGGTTACATGTTGTGCAGCTTTCTAATGTTAGTATTATATGCAATTGAATGGATAATTACTTACTTGTTATCACCCCATGCGCCTAAAGCTGGATCATAAAGACCTCCTGGAACTGGGTGAAGAAGACTGTCAAAAGTAACAGGATTCTCTATCCTCTTCACAGAGAGAGATTTGATCTCAGCCGTTGAAAGAAATGCAAAGTCAACGCTCTCAATGGCTGACGGAACTGGCTGTGAGATATTCATTATGATTGGCAGTTAACGCTAAAGCAGGAATACTGCCATAGGTTGTCTGAttagattgaaaatttgcGATTCCGTAGAGTTCGCAAGTTGAAGCTTCAAtgtaaatacaaaaaaagtTCCTTCCGTCGGGGAAACTTTTTTTTCGCCGACCCCCGGTCTTGATAAGGCAGTACGATAACCCCATCTACTGATCACGTGTTAACTGAAGTTCTAGGGTTTTGGTATGGCCAGACAGAGCTTCTTCATGATTCGCGTGTGAGTATTTAACGATTACGATAGGATACTTCAAGATCACCAACTTAGTGTATGTGCGCCATacgtttcttttctaataCATAATTGATAAACATATATCTTTGACAACATGGATCGAGGGAAAGCTTCTCCAATCCTAGCACCTCGACATGATTCCTCCAGCCGTGTTGGCAAGCCAGAGTCTGCTGCTGAGAAGCTCGCATCTTTGAAAGCTAGAGTCGCAGCTGCAGTCGGTGGTAGCAAGGCGAAGGGTGGATTGAATGTTGGTTTACATCCTATGCTTGCGAAAGGAGGGTTGAATGTCGATCTTCACCCAGCACTACAAGACCTTGGACAATACAAGCCCTCAAAATCAACTGCGCCCAAGTTCGCAACCAGCATCGGAAATGCTCGCCCTCAACAAGAAAAGGCGACGGCGAAGCCTAGGAAGCAACTTGATATTTCGGGGCCTTCAACGGAAGAAATCCGCAACAACCCATACTTTGACATGAGCCTAGGTGGGCAAACGGCAACGCCAAAGAATAGACATTCGAGACAACTAGTTTTCAACCAGAAAGGGAAATATATAGCACAAGCGAATGCACTTCGAAGACAGGCCGCCCTAGAGGCTATGAAAAAGCGTATCGCCGAGTCTTCGCGAAAGATTGGTATTGACGAGGATATTGATACCGAGAAGAAATTTCTTGTTGAAGCACCGCCAGAGATCGAATGGTGGGACGAAGGCCTGGTAGATGGCAAAAATTATGACGATATTTCGAATCCAAAGACACTCAAAATCGGTACCCCAGACTCAATTATTACAGAATATGTTCAGCATCCCGTTTTACTTGAACCGCCTCAAGAAAAGAATGCGCCTGCGCCTAAGCCTATGTTCCTGACCGCGAAAGAGCAAGCTAAACTACGGAGGCAGCGTCGAATGGCTGAATTGAAGGAACAGCAAGCAAAGATCAGACTTGGATTGGAACCTGCGCCGCCTCCAAAGGTCAAGAAGGGAAATCTCATGCGTGTATTGGGAGAAGAAGCTGTCAAGGATCCAACCGCAGTCGAAGCTCGCGTCAACCGAGAAATTGCAGATCGACACCAGAAACATGTCGAGACAAACCAAGATCGAAAATTGACAAAAGAACAGAGACATGAGAAACTGGCTGCTAACCAGGAGAAGGATGCTGCAAAGGGCATCCATGCGTTAGTATTTAAGATTGGGAGCCTTGCGAATGGTAGTCACAGATTCAAAATCGCCAAAAACGCAGAGCAGCATGCTCTCACAGGCATTTGTATTCTACATCCAAGATTCA is part of the Botrytis cinerea B05.10 chromosome 13, complete sequence genome and harbors:
- the Bcprp3 gene encoding Bcprp3 — protein: MDRGKASPILAPRHDSSSRVGKPESAAEKLASLKARVAAAVGGSKAKGGLNVGLHPMLAKGGLNVDLHPALQDLGQYKPSKSTAPKFATSIGNARPQQEKATAKPRKQLDISGPSTEEIRNNPYFDMSLGGQTATPKNRHSRQLVFNQKGKYIAQANALRRQAALEAMKKRIAESSRKIGIDEDIDTEKKFLVEAPPEIEWWDEGLVDGKNYDDISNPKTLKIGTPDSIITEYVQHPVLLEPPQEKNAPAPKPMFLTAKEQAKLRRQRRMAELKEQQAKIRLGLEPAPPPKVKKGNLMRVLGEEAVKDPTAVEARVNREIADRHQKHVETNQDRKLTKEQRHEKLAANQEKDAAKGIHALVFKIGSLANGSHRFKIAKNAEQHALTGICILHPRFNLVVVEGGEHSIRQYKKLMMQRIDWTENSPTRIKEGTKADALQDWLKAEDEKGELKDMTLNKCQLVWEGEQKSRAFRKWQSKVCETDSAARDALTRSKMDSFWTVAKSMN